Proteins encoded together in one Lathyrus oleraceus cultivar Zhongwan6 chromosome 5, CAAS_Psat_ZW6_1.0, whole genome shotgun sequence window:
- the LOC127079229 gene encoding uncharacterized protein LOC127079229, with product MNTIDDASSNSCLLVFREMAGRNDCAVANALDSVAQVLQVAEYDAKFEELLNFSPLYNDVTVEGPKCIKFESSLRPEIKQGIGHQEILQFSVLVNKCRIYDEDNRARSSHYKSFSGKKGKDQNCGKPYSALTDKGKQKVDQKAIGGKEKSGGEDPTSIRMKSDDIMETVFRMRYGHYEYSVMTFGVSNASGVFMEYMNRIFHPYLDQFVVVFINDILIYSKSDEEHVEHLRVVLHTLKEKKLYVKLSKCEF from the exons ATGAACACTATCGATGATGCTTCTTCTAATAGTTGTTTGCTGGTGTTCAGAGAAATGGCTGGAAGAAATGATTGTGCAGTTGCTAATGCTTTGGATTCAGTGGCTCAGGTGCTGCAAG TTGCTGAGTATGATGCGAAGTTTGAGGAACTGTTGAATTTTTCTCCACTCTATAATGATGTGACTGTTGAGGGGCCGAAGTGTATCAAATTCGAGAGCAGCTTGAGACCAGAGATTAAGCAAGGTATTGGGCATCAAGAGATTCTCCAGTTTTCTGTGCTAGTGAATAAGTGTAGAATATATGATGAGGATAACAGAGCCCGATCTTCTCACTATAAGAGTTTTAGTGGGAAGAAAGGGAAGGATCAGAATTGTGGGAAACCGTATAGTGCTCTAACTGACAAAGGGAAGCAGAAGGTTGATCAGAAGGCTATAGGTGGGAAAGAGAAAAGTGGGGGAGAGGATCCTACTTCT ATTCGTATGAAGTCAGACGATATTATGGAGACTGTGTTCAGAATGAGATATGGTCACTATGAGTATTCAGTGATGACGTTTGGTGTATCTAATGCGTCTGGAGtgttcatggagtacatgaatagaatATTTCATCCGTACTTAGATCAGTTTGTGGTTGTGTTCATCAATGATATTCTAATATATTCAAAGTCTGATGAAGAGCATGTGGAACATCTAAGAGTTGTGTTGCACACtttgaaagagaagaagttgtatGTGAAGTTATCTAAGTGTGAGTTCTAG